Genomic DNA from Triticum dicoccoides isolate Atlit2015 ecotype Zavitan chromosome 4B, WEW_v2.0, whole genome shotgun sequence:
GATACAGTTAAGTACACACTAACACACATATAAATACTACGTATACACTGTATATTGGCGTGCTGCCATCCTGCCTGCATATGTACATCTTGTCTTGTACCACTAGAGTCTCCTCTCTATCTGTATCGTAGACTAACAGCTGTATCAAAACTTGGTCCCTAGCTGCCTAGCTAGATATTGGTGACTAGCTAGAGTCTGTCTGAGCCTCGTCTAATTTCCTGGACCCTTTGTCGCAACCTTCTCCTGTGGTCTTGGATTTTCCACAGCCCGTGGCCAAGGACCACCGCGGAGTATATGCCGTGGGTGATCATCGGTGCCAGGATGTTGCCCGTCTGCATCCATCGCGTCGCGAATCAGATATATATGTGTGTGTAGTCAGTTAGAAAATCCATCATCAAGAGACCATGTCTCATTCTGTGTAAGGTTGCTAGAGAAGTGACTAAAATGGTTACCTGGATCCATTCGAAGCCGAGGTAGAAAGCCAGGATGCCTTCTAGAAGAGGTGAGTATATCTTCCTCATCTGCCTCCTTTCGTACCAAGCTGGGAATTCAGAAGAATCATGTTACTACATCATCTCTGTTTTCACACATCTTATACACTAGCTATAAGTAGTTCTTGTTACTATTTACAGACAGGCAGACAGAAACACACCTAAAAACAGTTTCTTCATATTCTGTCGCCCGGCGTGCGAGCGCATGACTGGTGTCACCACATAGGTAGGGTCTGAAACAAAAACATTCATCCATAGGTAAGTAATCACACCAAGAGATGGCAACAATTTCATCTGAAACAATAGCAACCATGATATGGATTCGGCGGTTTAGTTACCTTTGGGCGCGGTAGCGATGTAGTAGAGGGAACCCGTGAGGGCGGCGGTGATGGCGGCGGCAAAGGTTTGCGCGAACGGCACAAATGGAGGCACCATTCCACTCTGCAGATATATATCAACAAAAGAAGCAAGTACAGTTAGGTACAGTTATGTTCATCAGTCAAACATATGAACTGAACTGAAGAAAATCAAGTGCAATTAAGTCACAATTAGTACGTACCAGGGACACAATCCCCCGGGCATCTTTCATCAGCTCCGTGCCTCTCAGGAATATATCGGCCAATGCTCCCTGCAATTTTGATCAATTGATTCAGTTTCAGGCTATGGAGAGAATGAGATATAATTTGTTTCTCATTTTAGATGAAAAATGGGGGATATAATTAGTGGCATCGATCAATCAATCCTCTGCCTGCACTCGAGCAATGAATAGTTACCTGGACGGCGGCGCGGTAGAAGAGCTCCTCGCCGACGGAGCTGGCGGCGACGACTAGGATGAACTGCCAGGGGGACATGCCGGCGAAGAAGGTGCGGAGCTCCTCGTCCTCCACGTCGCGGATGGCGCGGGCGTGCGGCGAGTACTTGACCACCTCGTCGTCCAGGATGAAGAGCAGCGCCATGATGGGCGGCGACGCGTAGCCGAGCCCCTCCACCAGCGCCGTCAGCGACGGGTGGAACCCGCCGGAGGAGTCGATGCCGGCCATGTCGCAGATCGCCCGCCCCGCCAGCGCCATGCCCGCGTAGATGCCGATGCCGTAGCTCAGCCGCACCACGGCGCCCAGCTTCTCCCACATGGCCAGCTCCGCGTCCCGGGCCCCTCCGAACCCCTCCGCGCCCGCGACGACCGCCGGCACGTCGACCACGGGAGGCCCGTCCGCGGCGAGGCGGCCGGCCGGCTCgacgccgtccccgccgccctggTGCGCCCCGGCACGGAGCCTccaggcgccggcgccggcgcggagGACCCGCGCCGGCGTGAAGCCGATGGAGCAGTGGGCGTATGACGAGCAGCTGAAGCTACATGGCGCCGCCAGCTCCATTAACCACCCACCCACCTACAGTAGCTAGCTAGCAAGCTCCGGTCGCCggcgccctccctcccctcccctcctctccgttCTTGCTCGCTTCAACCTCCAAGATACGATCTTCCCCGGCCACCCAGCCGGCTAGCTGCAAGCAAAGTAAATCTGAGGGGAGCTGGTGGGCAGTGGAGGTGAACGAACGAAGTTTTTTTAATGGCGGCGGTGGTGGACGCACGCTCCACGATCGGGCCGCCGGATATACTAGTATTTGATTTGATTCTCCAACCTCCGTCCGTCGTTACGTGACGATTTGGGAAATGAGATGAGAGGGGGGGAGGCCGCCCGCGTGGCGCTTTGCCAGTGGGCGCTGGCAGATGAGAGGGATTCGCCCGGCCAATCGCCAACTGCCATGTCAGCCAGCCGATAAGGTAAGGTGATTGTTACCTCGCTGACGTGGCACCCATCCGTCCATCTCTGCCACTCTGTCGCTCTCTGCTGCTCTCTCATCTTCTCATGTGCGGCTCCCGCCCTTTTCTCCTGTCATTCTCATCCTAGAAAACCCCCTTGCACGTTTATTGTCTTCCATCGGTGTTTTAGTTGGATACTCACTAAGCTTCGTATATCATCGCAAACATGTATATGTGTTGACCTTTCAATTGATGGTTTTAGTCCTACGATGATGCCTCCTAGGATTTCGAGAGGTGTCGCACTAATCAGAGTCGGCTAAGCTAAGCTTTAACACAGATCTGGGCTTCCCAAAAGGAACCCGGATGAAACACGCACGGGTAGACCTTCCGAGGTTGCAAAAAACATGAAACATGGAGATTCACGAGAGAACTTCATGGATCATGAGTTTTATacaataagattacttcaagagCCAGCTGCATTGTAAGACTTTTCTTTCCTTAATAAAAAAACTCCATAAGAGATAGCATGGTCATGGGTTTTATTTTGCAAACTCTTTTGATTATGAAAAAAAAACGTGGGTATGTACTGTTTGTTCTAATCAGGTTAGAGTGTAAATAGTATCGAATCCATTGTGGAACTTTATCCACTTGGCTTCGTCGACTGTGCCAAGACAAAGGTCATGTGACATTCGGCATATGAAGGACTACTAAACGAGATGTATGAAGAATCAAACTAATGTCTAAAAGTGGCTGAAGCACGAGAGTTTCTTGAGGAGGAACTGGTGGACGATTTTGAGAGGAATGGAAAAAAACCCGCGAACAAGAGAATATTTTTGAGTTGTGAAACATATTCACAAGAGCGTATCCGGCAGCAAGATATACTACAAGAAGCCTCATAAACATATGCCTCAGGAGTCACAATCATCAATTACCACCCCGCCAAATACCTAGTTGGCGCACAACAATAATTGAGGCCAGTTTGTTCCCCGGATATGTTTCATGCTTGCAGAGTAGGGTTACACATTGTCTTGCTAGCTATGGTCATTTTGTAATTTAGCATTGCGTGCTGGTTATGAAATGGTTCACCTTATATATCTGATCTTGTCCTAGCGGATTGTCACCCGCCACTAATGAAATAAACTTCTGGTTctttgaaaaaaagaagaagaaaagagacgaCGGTTTCTCCGTGGTTTCAACATAGAGCGAATACATAGGTCTCCATGCATGATTCTTGCAACAATGCGATACTATACACCACCGTAGTACGATTGTACCGGATATGTCACATATGTGCATAAGACCTTGACAACATCCATGTCTCACTCGACCTTCACATGACATCATGAGGGGTATCTCCCCGCATCATGACGGGTATCACCAGGTAACCGGTAAACTCTCTAGAATAAATTACTCTCAATAATCCACACCTGCCTTGATGGGCTTGTATGTACATAGTATATATAGCCTGTAGAACAAAAGGTCTGCTCAACCATCCTAGTTTTCATGAAATTCTCTAAGTTCATTTGACATTTATTGAGATTTTatccttgttatgaagtttcccaaAAGGATAATCTTTTTCTCCTAATCCTCATGGGCCGAATTCCATGGGTCCAGCTCACTCCTCTTCTTCCCTTTTATTTTTCCCAAACCTCATGGGCCAAGACGAATCTGTGTTTTTCTCTCTCTTAATGTATTCTTGTCCGCTCGAGTCTTAGCCCATCCCACGGTGGCTGGGAGCAGCACCCAGTGCCACTCTTTGTATAAAATGTTTCCCTTTTTACGAAATACAAATTTGTTAAATTACAAATTTTGAATGAGTTGTATCATTTCTAAATATTTAAGTTACGCCAAAAAATGGGAAAAAATATGCACATGATAGTAGTTGTGTGATGTTGACCCGCAAAGTTTCGAGTTCAAATGTTCTTTTATTtaggagaaaaaaacaaaagaaatttgATTGCATGAATTTTCATGCAAAAATGGACGGTAAGGATAGAAGGTATAGGGGTACGGTAGTACTACCACAACTTCCCCTTCATAGATAATATACCTAGCCTTCATGTCCCACTCCACTTTACATAGCATCATGTAGTGTATCAccatgtaaccgttaaactcttgaaTAAATTACTACGTACTCGCTctgtataaagaaatataagagcattgtaTTTCTTTACTTCCCGATTTATTTTCNNNNNNNNNNNNNNNNNNNNNNNNNNNNNNNNNNNNNNNNNNNNNNNNNNNNNNNNNNNNNNNNNNNNNNNNNNNNNNNNNNNNNNN
This window encodes:
- the LOC119292277 gene encoding uncharacterized protein LOC119292277 translates to MELAAPCSFSCSSYAHCSIGFTPARVLRAGAGAWRLRAGAHQGGGDGVEPAGRLAADGPPVVDVPAVVAGAEGFGGARDAELAMWEKLGAVVRLSYGIGIYAGMALAGRAICDMAGIDSSGGFHPSLTALVEGLGYASPPIMALLFILDDEVVKYSPHARAIRDVEDEELRTFFAGMSPWQFILVVAASSVGEELFYRAAVQGALADIFLRGTELMKDARGIVSLSGMVPPFVPFAQTFAAAITAALTGSLYYIATAPKDPTYVVTPVMRSHAGRQNMKKLFLAWYERRQMRKIYSPLLEGILAFYLGFEWIQTGNILAPMITHGIYSAVVLGHGLWKIQDHRRRLRQRVQEIRRGSDRL